Part of the Schaalia odontolytica genome is shown below.
ATCCTGTCGACGAGCTGGTCGAGCTTGACTCCCGGCAGTGGTGGTTTGTTGACACGGCGGGAATTCGACGCAAGATGCACCGCACAACGGGCGCCGACTACTACGCGTCGATCCGTACCCAGGCGGCCATCGAGAAGGCCGAGGTGGCGCTCGTCCTCATCGACGGCGCGGCGCCGCTGACCGAGCAGGACGTGCGCGTCATCCAGCAGGTCATCGACGCGGGCCGCGCCCTCGTCGTGGTCACCAACAAGTGGGACCTCGTTGATGAGGATCGCCAGAAGGAGATTAAGAGCGAGCTTGAGCGCGAGCTCGTGCAGGTGCAGTGGGCGCCCCGCATCAACCTTGCCGCGAAGACCGGGTGGCACACGAACCGTATCGTGCGAGCACTCGACACCGCGCTCGAGGGCTGGGAGACCCGCATTCCAACGGGCCAACTCAACGCTTTCCTCGGTCAATTGGTCGCCGCGCACCCGCACCCGTTGCGCGGAGGTAAGCAACCGCGCATTCTCTTCGGCACGCAAGCCTCCAGCAAGCCCCCTCGTTTCGTTCTCTTCACGACCGGTTTCCTCGATCCGGGTTATCGCCGTTTCATCGAACGGCGCTTGCGTGAGACCTTCGGTTTTGCAGGGACTCCCATCCAAATCTCCGTTCGCGTCCGCGAGAGGCGTCGCAAGTAGGATGTCGCCCAGGCCTCTCCTGTCACGTTGCGCCCGCTAGCGCGGGGCTTGGCTATCCACAGGGCCGTCATGCCGCGGGTCGACATCCACACCGCGACGCGGCAGGGGTGACAGCTGCGGTTCGTTCCGGCAGAATCGACGCATGAGCGCTTCATTGGACTCTTGCGCCACCCCTCCTGGCAAACTGGCCGAGGGGCTGACGCGCTGCGACGACGGTCTTGTTCGCCCGACGTGGGCTTCGCGCGACCCCCTGCTGCGCGAGTACTACGACTGCGAGTGGGGCATGCCCGTTCACGACGAGGCCGGGGTCTTCGAGCGCCTCGTGCTTGAGGGGTTTCAGTCCGGCCTTGCCTGGCGCACGGTGCTTGCCAAGCGACCCGCGTTTCGCGATGCATTCGAAGGCTTTTGCCCCGAGCGCGTTGCCGCATTTGGCGACGAGGATGTCGCGGCTCTGATGTCGAATGCCGGGATCATCCGTAACCGCAGGAAGATCGAGGCGGCCATCGCCAACGCGCGGGCCACGCTCGCCATGAGAAGCGTCGGCTCTCAGCACGCAGAGGCGTGTGAGAGTCCCTCCCATCTGGGCCAGCTGGTCTGGATGTTCCGCCCGCTCGTTGATCCCCAGCCGACGTGCTCCGCGGAGGTTCCGACCCGCTCACCAGAGTCGCAGGCCCTCGCAGCCGCGCTGAAGCGCCGCGGTTTCCGCTTCGTTGGACCGACGACCATGTTTGCTCTCATGAGCGCAATCGGGATCGTGAACGCCGATATTGTCGGGACCTACCGGCGGCCGTCGGCGCGCCCCGGGGCTGCCCCGGCCGGGCCGTCGCGGCGTGTCACTGCCACGACATCTCTGGCATGATGGTGTCATGGCCATCTCGAAGAAACTCCTGAGTCAGGACGAGGTCGTCGTCCGACACATGCACACGCACATCAAGACTCTGCTTCCCGCGATCATTGTCGAGGTCATTCTCCTGATCGCGGCTGCGGTCGGCTCTTTCTATGTCCCGGCGGAGGCACGTTACTGGGCACTCCCGACCATCTGGTTGGCCGTTATTGCTTTGTCGGTCCCGCTCTTCATCGCTCCGTGGGTCCGGTGGTGGATGACGACCTATACCGTCACCACGAAGCGGGTCATCACCCGTTCGGGAGTCCTTAGGCGGACGGGACACGATCTTCCCCTGACGCGGATCTCGGACATCCAGATCGAGAAGGACGTCGACGACCGCATCTTTGGTTGCGGAACGCTCGCCTTACAGACGTCCGCAAACGATCCATTGCTCCTGCACGACGTGCCGAAGGTGGAGATGGTTCAGGTAGAGATTTCCAACCTGCTATTTCACGACGTCCAGGGCGCCATCGACGCGGACCCTCGCAGCTGACAGCACCCCCGCCGCGGCTGCGCCCGGTCCTTTCCCGGCCTCGTTCCGATCTGGGACGAGGCCGCCTCTCGCGTCTGGGGGTCATGGGTCAGCGTGGGCGAGGTGGGAGAAGTGAGCAGGTCGAAATCATCCCCGTTGACGACTTCGACCTGTGAAACAGTTTACTCTATGAGCGCAGCGGAAAAGCACGGGAATCGCATTCGGTCGAGAGGCTTGCGACCTCGGAGAATGCTCGAAAGAAGCAGGATGCGCGGCCATTTACCAGGGACAATAGACGCACCCGGTCGTGAATCACGTTTCGATTACAAACGCCATTCACACGCACTCAACAAGGACAAAGGTCCCGCTCGGCATGTACTGAAACGGGCATGAAAAAACCGTGGGAAAGCAATCCCCACGGCCTCTTAGTCGGGCTGGCGGGATTTGAACCCACGACCCCTTGACCCCCAGTCAAGTGCGCTACCAAGCTGCGCCACAGCCCGTATTCAGTTCGTCGCCGAAGCGACCTGTTGAACTATAGCGCACGATCCAGCGCACAAGCAAGCCGACAAGCGTGCGCCCCATCACAGGCTGGATAGCATTCACGTCGGCGGCGCTGTGCCCGCAACATATCGTGAGTCACGAGACTACCGTGGCCACCGGGAGAGGACTAGACTGGCAATTGTTTCGATCACCGTGCCTTCTTTCTTGGAGTTGCCTCCCATGACCCGCATCAGGCTCACAAAACTCGCTGCCGCGCTCGCGATCGGCGCAGCGGCCATCGTCGCATTGCCTGCCGCCTCGCAGGCAACTCCCCTCCCCTCCTCGCCGCTTGTCGCCGCCTCCCTCGCCGACGTGTCAGCGGGGCACGCACTCGCGGCACCCACGACCACTGCCGCCGCGAACTCCGCGATCAGCTCGGCCAGGCGCCGCTTCAGGATACGAAGCCGAAATAACGGCCCCGCCAGCACCGGCGCAGTTATCTTCGCCGTCATCGTCGCCGTCATCGTCTTCGGCGTCCTCCTGTTCATTCGGTACCGGACGTACAAGACCTTGCGCGACCGATCGATCAATACCCCGAACTACAACGGCCCCGCCGGCCCCCAGTACGGCGTCACGGGGGTGGGAGGCTACTCGCCCCAGTATCAGCAGGTCCCGCCGACCACGCCTTTCTCGCCCCAGGGATACGCCGGATACGGCGGCCCTCAGGGCTACACGCCCGGTACCGGCTACGGCGGCCAGGTGCCCCCCGACCCCGCCTCCGGTCCCTCGTATTCCGGCTAAGTCTCAGTCGACAGCCCTGTCCCAGCGTGGGACCCACTGTGCGACACGCACGGCCGAGGCAACATGGGGGCGCGCGCGGCTACGCGTCGCGCCGAGCAAGGTCCTCGTCCACGAGACCGATGATCGCCTCGCACACCCCACGGACGTCAAGGCCCGTGGAATCCACGGTGGACACACCCGGGGCGGCAACCATGAACTCCGACACTTCGGCGTCGGCCCGGTCGCGTCCCTCCACCTGCGCGCGCACGATCTCCATGTGCTCCGCCGTCGCGTCGCCGTACAGCTCCAGCGTTCTCCTGCGCAGGCGTGCCTCCTGGTCGGCCAGCAACAGCACACGCACGTCGGCATCCGGACAGACGACCGTCGTAATGTCGCGGCCCTCCGCGATCATCCCGGAGCCCCCCAGACGGGCCTCCACCATCCGCCTGCGCTGGTCGCCGGCCATCCACGCGCGCACGTCAAGGTTCGTCGACACGTGTTTGATCTCGAGAGCAATCCTGGGCTCTCGGATCTGCTTCGTCACCTCTCGCTGCCCGATCCACACGTGCGGGTCGGCCGGATCCGAGTCCATACGCAGCGGCATCTCCTGCGCGGCACGAGCCACGGCCTCGCCATCGCTCCAATCGATGCCCCGGTCAAGCACGTACCACGTGAGTGCGCGATACATTGCTCCGGTATCCAGGTAGCCGATCCCCAGGCGGGACGCCAATTCCTTGGACACCGTCGACTTGCCCGATCCCGCGGGGCCATCAATCGCGATCGTGATGCCCACGCGCGAGATCGCCTCACGGCGCAACATGTCATTCATCCGAACACTCTCCTTCGACAGTCAATCTAGTGAGTGATGAGGCGCCAGCCTCGTCCCTCCAGGTCCGCAACGCACCGATCGGCCACGGCCGGGTCGATCATGACCCGAGCGACGCCGGCTTGCGCGCCGGCCGAATGCTCCAGGACGAGATCCTCGATGTTGATCGACGACTCCCCCAGTTCGCTGAACAGACGCCCGAGCGCGCCGGGCTCGTCGGGTATCAGAACCTCGATCTCTCGATAGCGTGACGGCGCTCCGCCGTGCTTGCCGGGGATCCGGGCGACGCCCTGGTTGCCCGCCGTCATGACGCGGTTGATCGCCCCGACGCTGCCTCCCCTCAGCGGCCCCAGCTCGGCCGCCGCATCCAGGTGCACGAGAAGGTCATCCAGATCCGCGCGCAGCTCGCGCAGGATCGAGGTGACAGGTCCGGCATTGCCTGCCACGATCGACGTCCACAATCGAGGGTCGGAGGCGGCGATCCTGGCCGTGTCCCGCAGGCCCTGCCCGGCCAGGCCGAGCGCCTGCGCGGGGGCATCAACGAGGCGAGCCGCAAGCATCGAGGAAACCAGCTGGGGCACGTGGGACACGAGCGCGACGGCGTGGTCGTGGGTGCCCGCGTTCATCTCGAGCGGGACGGAACCGACGTCCGTGGCAAGGGCGCGGGCGGCAAGCACCGCGCGCGGGGCCGTCCTACCGTGAGCAACAATCACCCAGGGACGGCCGTAGAACAGGTCAGCGTCCGCGGCCCCGGCGCCCGAGCGCTCGCGGCCAGCCATCGGATGGCATCCCACGTATCGGGAGGCATCTTCCCCTCTTCCCTCCCTGTCCAACGCCGCGAGGACGTCGGCAACGATCGCGTCCTTGACGGAGGCAACGTCGGTGACGATCGCGCGGGGAAAGCGCGCCAACGCATCGACGATGACACGATCGGCCACGTCCGGGGGCGTCGCGACGACAACGATGCGGGGCGCCTCGTAACCGGGGTGGTTGTGTCCGCGAACCGCGCAGGCCACCCGGGCCTCGTTGGCCACGTCGCTCAGGGGCCTGCCGGCGCCCACGTCGGCAGCCAGCCGCAGGGAGGTGGGGGATGCGTCCTCGAGGTAGACGCTCACGCCCCCGGCGCGCAGCGCGAGGCCAAGCGATGCACCCACGAGGCCCGTCCCAACGATGAGAACCGGGCCGACCGTCGAAACCACGCGGGCGCCAACGCCCGCCGCTGGCCCGCTCACAGCCCGACGGCCCCGTAGAGAGCAGTCAGGGCGTTGCCCTTGATGCGGCGCGTCGTGCCCTGCTTGAGGTGGTCGAGGCTGATCGGGCCAAAGCCGGTACGCACAAGCTCGCGCACCGGGTAGCCAACCGCCTCCATCATGCGCCGCACGAGCCGGTTGCGGCCCTCGTGCACGACGACCTCAACGGTCGTGATATCCCCGTAGGTGTCGACGAGGCGGAAGGAGTCGACGGCGATGGGCCCGTCCTCAAGCTCGATGCCAGCCAGCAGTCGACGTCGCACGCCCGGCTTGACCTCACCGTGGAGGCGGGCCACGTAGGTCTTGCGGATCTCGTACGAGGGATGGGTCAGGCGGTTGGCGAGTTCACCGTCGTTCGTCAGCAGCAGCAGGCCCGACGTGTCGATGTCGAGCCGGCCGACGTGGTAGAGGCGCTCGGGGTAGTCTGCGATCAGGTCGGCGATCGTCGGACGTCCCTCGGGGTCGCTCATCGTGGAGACGGTGCCGATCGGCTTGTTGACCGCCAGCACGATGTGCTTGGCCTCGTCAAGGATGAGGCGCTCACCGTCGACGTGAATGACCTGGGTCGCCGGATCGACGCGCACCCCCTGGGTGCGCACCACTGTGCCGTCAACGCTGACGCGCCCATCGGCGATCATCTGTTCGGACGCGCGCCTGGACGCGATCCCAGCCTGGGCAAGCACCTTCTGTAGGCGCACTCCGCCCTCGGTGTAGGGGTTAGCCCTCATAGTTCTTCCTCCAATTCGATGAGCGCGTCGGCTTCCGGCAGGTAGGGTGCCAAGGGTAGCAGCTCGGACAGGCTTGACATCCCCATTTTCTCAAGAAACTCCGCGGTCGTCCCGTATAGGTGCGCCCCCGAGGGTGTCGTGCCGGTCTCTTCTACGAGGCCCCGAGCGAGCAGGGTGCGCACGACGCCATCGACGTTCACCCCGCGGATCTTGCAGATGCGCGAGCGCGATATCGGCTGGCGATAGGCGATCACGGCCAGCGTTTCCAGCGCTGCCTGCGACAAACGCGCGTGCGCGGAACCGACGACAAATCTCCCCACGGCGTGCGCGTAGCGGCGCGCAGAGTAGATGCGCCATCCGCCCGCGACCCGACGCAGCTCGAACCCCCTGGCCTCTGCGCCGTCCTCGCCCCCATACTCCCGCGCCAGCGCGTTGAGCTCTCGCTCGACCTCACCCGCGTCGACGCCGAGGGCCGCCGCCACCTCTTCGGCGGCCACCGGCTCCGCCGCGACCATCAGGATCGCCTCAAGCGGCCCCCTCAGCGCGCCCTCACTCATTGTCCGCGCCCTTCCCTTCCTCGTTGACTGATGCCCCTGCGCCGCGCCGTCCTGCGCGTTCGGATGATGCCTCGGATCCGTGCCCGTCACCCGCGGCTCGCCCGCGCCAGGAGACGAGCAGGGGCGCCAGCGGAGCCTCCTGGTCAAACTCAACCGCTCCGTCACGATACAGCTCCAGGAGCGCGAGGAAACGCGATACCAGTACCGGACGGGCGGCGTCACACACCAGCTCAGCGAATGTCATGCGCCCCGCCCGGGCAAGCATCGCAGAGAGCACGAGGACCTGCTCGCGCACCGGCACGACGGGATCATGCAGGTGGGAGACCTCAACAGTCGGGCTCTGGGATGTCAACGCGTCGGCGGCCAGCCGCGCCAGATCCTGCGGGGTTGTCGTCCACGCCAGGGGAGGAAGCATGACCGCAAAGTGCGCTTCGAGGGGGACCTCGCGCGGCACGTAGTGCTCGTTGTCGATGAGCCTGCGCCCGATGTCCTTCGATGCTTCCTTGTAGGCGCGGTACTGCAGGAGACGGGAGAAGAGAAGATCACGAGCCTCAAGGTCCGCCTCGCTGGCCCCCGCCTCCTCGTCCACCTGCGGAAGGAGGCGCGCTGCCTTCATGTCGAGCAGCGTGGCTGCGACGACGAGGAACTCACTCGTGCGCGACAGGTCGGGGCTGGCGTGCATGAACGCGATAAACTCGTCGGTCACCTGCGCGAGCGCAACCTCCGTGATATCGAGTTTCTTGCGGGCTATCAGTGACAGAAGCAGGTCGAAGGGGCCTTCGAACACCGGCAGAGACACGGCGAAGAGGTCAAACTCCCCCTGTACCTCAAGCTGTTCAGGCTGCGTCGCCACGGGCGATGACTTCCCGCGCGAGTCGACGATACGCGTGGGCTCCGGCGTGGTTGGGCGCGTACGAAATGATGGGTTCGGTCGCGACCGACGCGTCCGGGAACTTGATCGTGCGGCCGATCCGGGTGTCGAAAACGAGGTCACCGAAGGCCTCCTGAAGCCTTTGCAGCACCTCGCGAGAGTGCAGGGTGCGGCTGTCGACCATCGTGGCCACGATACCGTCAATCTTGAGCCGAGGGTTGATGCGGTCGCGTACCGTTTCGATCGTCTCAACGAGCAGAGCGACGCCTCGCAGGGCGAAGAACTCAGCCTCCACCGGCACGATGACACCGTGCGCGGCCGTCAGTGCGTTCACCGCGAGAAGACCGAGAGAGGGCTGGCAGTCGATGAGGACAACGTCGTAGTCGGACTCGACGTGGCGCAGCACGCGAGCCAGCGCACTCTCGCGCGCGACCTCGTTCACCAGCTGAACCTCCGCTGCCGACAGATCGATGTTCGCGGGAATGATGTCGAGGTTAGGCGTGGCCGTGTGACAGATGGTCGCGACGACGTCGGCCTTCGGGTTCATGAGCAGGGTGTAGATCGTCTGCTCCATGTCCAGCGCGTTGATCCCCAGCCCCACGGAGGCGGCGCCCTGGGGGTCGAAATCGACGATGAGGACCCGGCGCCCATACTCGGCCAGCGCGGCACCCAGGTTGATGGTCGTCGTGGTCTTCCCCACCCCGCCCTTCTGGTTACACATCGCGATAACGCGGGCAGGACCGTGTCCCGTCAGCGGCGGCGGCACCGGAAAATCGACCGTTTCGGCGGGCAGGTCGGGCGTGAGCGTCGGATGCGAATTCATGGTCACAGGCTCATCCTAGTTCATTGCTTCACATTCTCATCCGTGCCACGCGCTCTGGGGTGCGAGACGGTAAATACCTCGCGCAACACGGTGGCGGTGACACGCGTGTAGATCTGGGTGGTAGCCACCGACGCGTGACCGAGGAGTTCCTGAACCTCGCGCACACTTGCCCCACCTTCGAGAAGGTGGGTCGCGAAG
Proteins encoded:
- a CDS encoding DNA-3-methyladenine glycosylase I — protein: MSASLDSCATPPGKLAEGLTRCDDGLVRPTWASRDPLLREYYDCEWGMPVHDEAGVFERLVLEGFQSGLAWRTVLAKRPAFRDAFEGFCPERVAAFGDEDVAALMSNAGIIRNRRKIEAAIANARATLAMRSVGSQHAEACESPSHLGQLVWMFRPLVDPQPTCSAEVPTRSPESQALAAALKRRGFRFVGPTTMFALMSAIGIVNADIVGTYRRPSARPGAAPAGPSRRVTATTSLA
- a CDS encoding PH domain-containing protein — protein: MAISKKLLSQDEVVVRHMHTHIKTLLPAIIVEVILLIAAAVGSFYVPAEARYWALPTIWLAVIALSVPLFIAPWVRWWMTTYTVTTKRVITRSGVLRRTGHDLPLTRISDIQIEKDVDDRIFGCGTLALQTSANDPLLLHDVPKVEMVQVEISNLLFHDVQGAIDADPRS
- the cmk gene encoding (d)CMP kinase, with protein sequence MNDMLRREAISRVGITIAIDGPAGSGKSTVSKELASRLGIGYLDTGAMYRALTWYVLDRGIDWSDGEAVARAAQEMPLRMDSDPADPHVWIGQREVTKQIREPRIALEIKHVSTNLDVRAWMAGDQRRRMVEARLGGSGMIAEGRDITTVVCPDADVRVLLLADQEARLRRRTLELYGDATAEHMEIVRAQVEGRDRADAEVSEFMVAAPGVSTVDSTGLDVRGVCEAIIGLVDEDLARRDA
- a CDS encoding prephenate dehydrogenase, whose translation is MSGPAAGVGARVVSTVGPVLIVGTGLVGASLGLALRAGGVSVYLEDASPTSLRLAADVGAGRPLSDVANEARVACAVRGHNHPGYEAPRIVVVATPPDVADRVIVDALARFPRAIVTDVASVKDAIVADVLAALDREGRGEDASRYVGCHPMAGRERSGAGAADADLFYGRPWVIVAHGRTAPRAVLAARALATDVGSVPLEMNAGTHDHAVALVSHVPQLVSSMLAARLVDAPAQALGLAGQGLRDTARIAASDPRLWTSIVAGNAGPVTSILRELRADLDDLLVHLDAAAELGPLRGGSVGAINRVMTAGNQGVARIPGKHGGAPSRYREIEVLIPDEPGALGRLFSELGESSINIEDLVLEHSAGAQAGVARVMIDPAVADRCVADLEGRGWRLITH
- a CDS encoding pseudouridine synthase, translated to MRANPYTEGGVRLQKVLAQAGIASRRASEQMIADGRVSVDGTVVRTQGVRVDPATQVIHVDGERLILDEAKHIVLAVNKPIGTVSTMSDPEGRPTIADLIADYPERLYHVGRLDIDTSGLLLLTNDGELANRLTHPSYEIRKTYVARLHGEVKPGVRRRLLAGIELEDGPIAVDSFRLVDTYGDITTVEVVVHEGRNRLVRRMMEAVGYPVRELVRTGFGPISLDHLKQGTTRRIKGNALTALYGAVGL
- the scpB gene encoding SMC-Scp complex subunit ScpB, encoding MSEGALRGPLEAILMVAAEPVAAEEVAAALGVDAGEVERELNALAREYGGEDGAEARGFELRRVAGGWRIYSARRYAHAVGRFVVGSAHARLSQAALETLAVIAYRQPISRSRICKIRGVNVDGVVRTLLARGLVEETGTTPSGAHLYGTTAEFLEKMGMSSLSELLPLAPYLPEADALIELEEEL
- a CDS encoding segregation and condensation protein A, giving the protein MATQPEQLEVQGEFDLFAVSLPVFEGPFDLLLSLIARKKLDITEVALAQVTDEFIAFMHASPDLSRTSEFLVVAATLLDMKAARLLPQVDEEAGASEADLEARDLLFSRLLQYRAYKEASKDIGRRLIDNEHYVPREVPLEAHFAVMLPPLAWTTTPQDLARLAADALTSQSPTVEVSHLHDPVVPVREQVLVLSAMLARAGRMTFAELVCDAARPVLVSRFLALLELYRDGAVEFDQEAPLAPLLVSWRGRAAGDGHGSEASSERAGRRGAGASVNEEGKGADNE
- a CDS encoding ParA family protein, which encodes MNSHPTLTPDLPAETVDFPVPPPLTGHGPARVIAMCNQKGGVGKTTTTINLGAALAEYGRRVLIVDFDPQGAASVGLGINALDMEQTIYTLLMNPKADVVATICHTATPNLDIIPANIDLSAAEVQLVNEVARESALARVLRHVESDYDVVLIDCQPSLGLLAVNALTAAHGVIVPVEAEFFALRGVALLVETIETVRDRINPRLKIDGIVATMVDSRTLHSREVLQRLQEAFGDLVFDTRIGRTIKFPDASVATEPIISYAPNHAGAHAYRRLAREVIARGDAA